A window of Cellulosimicrobium protaetiae genomic DNA:
TTCGACGCGTCGTAGTCCGCGCCCTCGCCGATCGAGAGCCCGCCACCGTGGAACCAGACGATCACGGGCAGCGCACCTGACGCCCCCGGGTCACGGTGCGGCACCGTGACGTTGAGGTACAGGCAGTCCTCGCTCTGCCCGTACGGGCTCGGCGGAGCCTGCGGGCAGACCGGGGGGAAGGTCGTCGCGTCGCGGGTCGTGGACCAGCGCGCGGGAGGCTGCGGGGGCGTCCAGCGGAGCTCGCCGACGGGCGGCGCCGCGTACGGGACGCCGCGGAACTCGACCCCCGAGGCGGTCACGACGCCGCGGAGTGCTCCGTCGGCGGTCTGCACGACCGGAGGCGGGGCGGTCGCGCCGACGCGGCTCGACGCCGTCGGCCCGGTCGTGGCGGCGTGGGCGGTGGGGACGATCGACGCCCAGCAGGCGACGAGGACGACGATCGCCGCGGCGATCGCGAGGGCCGGGCGGACGACGTGCGCCCGGGTGCGCGGAGCTCGGTGTGCGGGGTGAGTGTTCATGAGCCCACGCTGTCGTCCCGCCCACCGGAAAGCGCCCGTGCCGCACCCTGGTGCCCGCCCCGGGGTCCACGGGCGCTCGTCGGCGGTGCAGCTCGCCCGCGAGCACGTCGACCTCGAGACCAGACGGGCGCCGACCCCCTCCGTCGCGCCACGCTCCGCCGGGGCGTCGCCGCTCGCCGTCCGTCAGACGAACCCGAAGACCGGAGGGAACACGACGGCGACGATCGCCGCCCACGCGGCGTACACCGGCAGGAACCGGGTCTGCCACGCCACGAGGTCGGCGAACGGTCGTCGCCCGCGCAGGAACGCCGTCGCGAGGACGGCGGACCACACGAGGTGCACGAGCAGGAGCAGGTTGAGCCCGAGCGCGGCGGCCTTGTTGGGGCTGACGCCGAACTCCGCGATGCGCGTGAGCATCGCGGTGAGCGCGACGGCGTCGACCGCGAGCGCCGCGACGACGAGGACGACCTGGAGCCCGTCGAAGAACGACCGCGGCGCGAGCGGGTCGCGCGCCGAGACGGAGTACAGCAGCAGGCACAGGACGAGCACGAGGATCGCGTCCATGAGGATGAGCAGCTCGCGGTCGACGGCCGCGAGGTTCCCCGCGGTCGCGAGGACGACGAACACGGCGAGCAGCATGACGAGCGTCAGCGGCGTGAAGACGCGCGTGAGGACGGGCGCGATGTTCTCGACGACGTTCTGCTTGGCCTCGACGAGCCACGCGGCGACGATCAGCGCCGCCGGGACGCACAGCGGCAGGATCCAGTCCTCGAGGTAGGGCTCGAGGTCGACGTCGGCGAGGGAGAAGACGCCCGCGGTGAGGCCGAGCAGGACGCCGCCGCCGAGCGCGAGCAGCGTGTAGTACACGGCGAGCTCGCCGGTGAAGCGCGCGAAGTCCATGCGGCGCGCGTCCGAGCGCCAGCGGCCCCCGACGTACGCGAGCCCGACGACGGCCCACAGCGTCACGGGCGCGGCGAGCGCCGCGAGCACCAGGGTCGAGCCCGTGGGCTCGAACGGGTACACGTTGAGCACGACGCCGAGCACCACGAACGGCACGGCGAGCGCCCCGACGATCCGCGCGGTGACCTGTCGCTTCCACGCGAGGTAGGCCGTGAGGAACGGCAGGACGAGGAGCCCGACGTTGAGCGCGACCGTCATCTCGTCGAGGACCGCCGTCGCGACCTTGACCGCGACGCCCGCCGCGACGGCGAGCCCGAGCACGACCGCGAGCTCGCGCCACGACCGCGTGCGGCCGGGCTGCTCGCCGACGAGGACGAGCTGCTTCCACAGCCGCTCGGAGTGCTCCTGCGCGAACTCGCGCGACAGGTCGTCGAGCGTGCCCATGCGCTTCACCGCGACGAGGAACGCCTCGTCGTCGTCGAGACCGGTCGCGCGCAGGTCCTCGACCCGCTCGCGCAGGTGGTCCTCCATCTCGTCGACGTCCGACGCGGAGATGGCCTCACGGCGACGGACGTACCCGCGCCACTGGTCGATCTGGGCCTCGAGCGCGGCGTGCGGGCCGGGGCTCGCCCCGTCGGTCGGCGCGGTCGCGGCGCCCATCAGGCCCACCCCTCCGCGACGCGCGGCGGGGTCAGCAGCCCGTCCTGCGCCGTGCGCCAGACCTGGTGGAGCGCGTGCGCGACGACGTCCCACTGCGCCTGGCGCTCGACGAGCGCCTCGCGTCCGGCCGGGGTGATCGCGTAGTGCTTGCGGCGCCGCCCGACGTCGGACGTGCCCCACGACGCCTCGACGAACCCGAGCCGCTCCAGCCGGTGCAGCAGCGGGTACAGCATGCCGTCGGTCCACTGCATGCGACCGCCCGAGAGCTCGTCGACGCGCTTGAGGATCGCGTACCCGTACGACTCGCCGTCGGCGAGGATCCCGAGCACGAGCGGGGTGGCCGACGCGGCCACGAGGTCCTTGTCGATACGCATGGCACTCCTATGCCTAGTTCTTCTAGGGGTACTGACCCTAGCAGATCTAGGGTTGGATGCCGTCGGCGGCGACGGACGGGGAGGCGATGGCACGACGACGGGCCTGGCGGAGGGACTGGGGGACCACGATCGCCCTCGTGCTCGTCGCCCTGTTCCCCGTAGCGGTCCTGGGGGCGCTGCGGACCTGGCGACTGGACGACCGGGGGGAGCTCTCGGCGACCGGCCTCCTGTGGACGGGCGTCGGGGTCGTCGTCCTGGCCGCCGTGGTGGGTGTCGTCGTCGGTGGAGCTCGCGGCGCTCGACCTCTTCGAGGTGGAGGAGCTGTTGACGCTCCGGCTCACGCGAGGTGACGCCCGCCTCGAGGTCGCCGTGCAGGGACTCGTCGGCTCGCGCGCGTGGGGCCACCGCGGTGCCCGCGACGGGCTCGACGAGGTGCTTCGCGCCCTCGGCTACGCGATCCGGCCCACTGCCGACACGGAGCCGGGTCGTCCGGGCCGCGTCGCGGAGCAGCCTCAGGGCTAGCGTGGTCCCACGGACGCGCGCCGCCCGGTCGGCCCGCGGAACGACAGGGGAGGGCCCATGCCTCGCACGTACCTCTTCGCCCTGACCGACGGCGGCGGGACGGTCCCGCCCGAGGTGGGGGCCGTGCGTCGGCTCGTGGAGCGCGGGCACCGCGTCCGCGTGCTGGCCGAGGACTCGATGGCGCCCGAGGTGCGAGCGACGGGCGCGACGCTCGTCCCGTGGGCCACCGCGCCGAACCGCCCCGACCGGGACCCGGCGCACGACCCCCTCAAGGACTGGGAGGCGTCGAGCCTGCTCGCGCAGGCGCGCGACATGGGGGACCGCATGATCGCCGGCCCGGCTCCGGACTACGCGCACGACGTCCTCGGCGCCGTCGACGCCGAGCAGCCCGACCTCGTCGTCACGTCCGTCTTCGCGTTCGGCGCGATGGTCGCGGCGCAGTCGCGCGGGATCCCGTTCGACGTCCTGATCCCCAACGTCTACGCCCTGCCCACCCCGGGCCGCACGCCGTTCGGGGCCGGGCTGAAGCCGGCGCGCGGCCCGTTCGGCCGGGTGCGCGACCGCGCGATGACGGGCCTCTCGACGCGCGTGTTCGACCGCTTCACGCGCGACCGGCTCAACGCCCTGCGCGCCGACCTCGGCCTCGACCCGCTCGCGCGCTCGTGGGAGCAGATGAGCGCCGCGAGGCGCCAGCTCGTCATGACGAGCCCGGCGTTCGACCTCCCCGGCCCGCTCCCGGCGAACGCCCGGTACGTGGGGCCCGTGCTCGACGACCCAGCGTGGGCCGACGACGTCCCGTGGGCCGCGCCCCCGGGCGACGACCCGCTCGTCCTCGTCGCGCTGTCGTCCACGTTCCAGGACCAGGCCGCGCTCCTGCGGCGGATCGTCGCGGCGCTCGCGACGCTGCCCGTGCGTGGCGTCGTCACGACCGGCCAGGGGCTCGCGCCCGACGCGGTACCGGGCGCGGCGAACGTCACCGTGGTCGCGTCCGCTCCCCACCACGTCGTGCTGCGCGACGCCGCGCTCGTCGTCACGCACGGCGGGCACGGCACGCTCCTCAAGGCGTTCGCGGCGGGCTGCCCCGTCGTCGTGCTGCCGCACGGGCGCGACCAGGGCGACAACGCCGTGCGCGTCACGCTGCGCGGCGCGGGCGTCGCGCTCTCGCGGAAGGCGTCGGACGAGAAGGTCGCGCGCGCCGTCCGGCAGGTCCTCGACGACCCCGCGTACCGGCGCCGGGCCGCCGCGCTCGGCGACGCGGTCCGGCGCGACGCCGAGCACAGCACGCTCGTCGCCGAGCTCGAGGACCTCGCACCCTGACCTGTCAGCCCTGGGCGGGGCGCGCGTGGGCCAGCGCCCACTCGAGCGCGTGGTCGGCGATCTCCTCCCAGCCCTCCTGCGACGTCATGAGATGGGCCTTCCCGGGGTAGGTCTCGTGCTCCGTCACCGTGCCCTCGCCGTGGTACTTCGCGGCGTTCGACCGCTGCACCGACGGCGGCATGATGTGGTCCTCCTCGCCGGAGAGGAACAGCAGCGGCGCACGACCGGCGTTCGCGTAGTCGACCCAGATGTCCTGCGGCCCGGGCTGGAAGTTCGCCAGGACGCTGTTCCACAGGATGCCGCCGGACGCGGGGATCGCGTACCGCTCGTAGACGCGGCGCGCCTGCTCGGGCGTGAACCCGACGTTCGTGAACGCGTACTGGAACTGCTCGAACGTGAGGGGCACGGCCTTGTGGCGGTTGGCGGGCGAGCGCAGCACCGGGAACGTCGAGCGGACCTGGGAGAGCGGGATGGTCCGCACGCCCTCGGTCGGCGCCGAGTTGAGCGCGACGCCCGCGGCGCCGAGGCCGTGGTCGAGCAGCACCTGGGTGAACGCGCCGCCCGCCGAGTGGCCGATGATGATCGGCGGCGTCTCGACCTCCTTGACGACAGCCTCCAGGTGCTCGACGACGGCCTGCGCGGTGAGCCGGACGAGCGGCGACGGGTCGGCGTTGAGCGACTCGACCTCGACCTCCAGGCCGGGGTACGCCGGGGTGAGGACGCGGTACCCCTGCGCCTCGTAGCGGCTCTTCCAGTCCTCCCAGCTGCGGGGGGTCATCCAGAAGCCGTGGACCAGGACGATGGTGTCGGGAGAGGTGGTCATGCCTCCGACGCTAGGGACGGCAGCGTGCCGGGCGCATCGGTCACGTGACTGCTGTGGACGCCGGGCACCTCGCGACGGGATCATGCTCGGGTGCGGGAGCTCGTCGGGAGGGCGGCGGAACGTCGGGCGTTGCACGACGCCCTGACCTCGGCGCGCGCGGGCGGCGTCCGCGTCGTGCTCCACGGCGAGCCCGGGATCGGCAAGACGTCCCTCCTCGACGACCTGGTCGCGACCGCGCGGGCCGAGGGGGTGCTCGCACTACGGTGCGTGGGCGTGCCGTCCGAGACGCACGTCCCCTACGCGGCGCTGCACCAGCTCCTCCAGCCCCTCCTCACCGAGCCCGCGCCCGACGCGCGCACCGCGCTCGTGCGGCGCGTCGTCGGGGCCGTCGCCACGCGCGACGACCCGACCGGTCCCGCGCCCGAGCCGGTCGCCGTCGCGCTCGCCACGCTGGACCTGCTGCGCGAGCGAGCCGCGGCGACCCCGCTGCTGCTCGGCGTCGAGGACGTCCAGTGGCTCGACGCGTCGAGCGCGCTCGTGCTCGCGTTCGTCGCCCGCCGGATCGACGACGACCCGGTGCTGCTCGCCTGCTCGAGTCGCGAGCCGCTGCACCCGCCGCTCGACGACGTCCTGTTCCTCCCCGTGGACCTCGCGCCGCTCGACGAGGACGCCGCAGCGGTGCTCGCGCGCCACGCCGCCCCCGACCTCCACCCCGTCCTGCGCGACCGGCTCCTGACCGAGGCGCAGGGCAACCCGCTCGCGATCGTCGAGCTCGCGCGGGCCTGGCGCCGGCTGCCCGACGGCGCACTGGTCACCTCCCCCGTGCCCGTCACCGCGCGGGTCGAGGCGGCGTTCGCCGCGCGGGTCGACGGCCTGCCCGCCGACTGTCGCACCCTGCTCCTGCTCGCGGCCCTCCACCCGGTCGACGGGCGGACGGGCGAGCTCGTCGCCGCGGCCCGCGCGCTCGGGCACGACGTCCGGGACACGCTCGCCCTCACGCCCGCCGTCGACGCCGGGCTCGTCGCCGTCGCGCCGCACGCCGTCACGTTCCGCCACCCCCTCGTCCGCGCCGCCGTCCACAGCCGGGCCGGGACGGCCGCGCGACGCGACGCCCACGCCGCCCTGGCGGGAGTGACGACCGATGTCGACCGCGCGGCCTGGCACCGCGCCTGGGCCGCGACCGCTCCCGACGAGACGGTCGCCGGGGCGCTCGAGTCGAGCGCCGACCGCGCGCGACGGCGCGGTGCCGTCCTCGAGTCGGTCGCGACGCTCGAGCTCGCCGCGGCGCACACACCCGACCCCGCCGTCCGTGGGCGGCGCCTGGTGCGTGCCGCCTTCCACGCGTCCGACGTGGGGCACGACGCCGCCCTCGCCCGCCTGCTCGACGAGGCGGACGTCCTCCCGCTCGCGGAGTCCGACCGTGCCCGGGCGACCTGGCTGCGGTACCGGCCTCAGGACGCCGTCGGCGACTTCGAGCGGATGTCGCGGCTCGTCGAGGTGCTGGGCGACCTCCACGCCGCGGGCCAGGCCGAGGCCGCGCTCGACTCGCTCGCACCGGCGGCGGACATCGCCTTCTGGCGCGGTGTCGAGCCGCGGTGCCGCGACCTGTTCTGCGGCGCCGTCGAGCGCCTCACGTCCACCCCCGACCCCCGTCTGCTCGCGGCGCTCGCGCTGACCGCGCCGGTGTCGCGCTCGCAGACCGTCCGCCTCGGCGTCGCCGCGCTCGGCGCGGGGTCGATCACGGACGCCGAGGCGCTCGCCCTCGCCGGACGCGCGGCCTCGGTGGTCGGCGACGTCGGGGGCGGCACGGCGCTGCTCGGGAGGGCGATCCGGCCGCTGCACACCCAGGGCCGTCTCGGTCTGCTCACGGCCAGCCTCGTGACCTATGCCTGGAACTGCTGGCACCTGGGGCGCTGGGCCGACGCCGCCGTGGCGGCCGAGGAGGTCCGCGACGTCGGACGCGCCCGCGAGCGCCCCCTCGTCTCGGCCGTCCTCGTCGAGTCGCTGCTCCTCGCCGTGCGCGGCGACGGCGACGAGGCGCTCCGGGCCTGGGGGAGCACGCAGGACGCCGTCGCCGCCACGGGGTCGCCCACGCTCACGGCGGTCGCGACGTGCGCCCGCGCCACGGCCCTGCTCGTGCTCGACCGGGTCGACGAGGCGTACGAGGCGCTGCGGCCCGGCTTCGAGGACGTCGACCACGACCGGCGCCCGGAGTCGGTCGCGAGCCTGCACCACGGCATCCTGCCCCTGTACGCCGACGCCGCCCGGCGCGCGGGCCGCGAGGCGGCCGCCCGCGCCGCCGTCGAGCCGCTGCGCGCCACCCTGCGGCAACACGGGTCGCCGCTGCTCGCCGCGTCGGTCTCCTACGCCGACGCCGTGCTCGCCCCGGAGGACGACGCCGAGCCTCTCCTGCGCGCTGCGGGCGACGATCTCGCGGGCTGGCCGTTCCTGCGAGCCCGGGCGCGGCTCGCGCACGGCCGGTGGCTGCGGCGGCAGCGCCGGGTCGCCGAGTCGCGCGCCGTCCTGCGGGCGGCGCGCGACGGCTTCGACGCGCTCGGCGCGGTCCCGTGGTCGCAGGCGGCGCGCCAGGAGCTCCGGGCCGCGGGGGAGTCGGTGGCCGGGTCGACCGCGTCGTCGCTCGCGCTGCTCACCGCCCAGGAGCGCGAGATCGTCGCGCTCGCGGCGCAGGGACTCACCAACCGGGAGATCGGCAACCGGCTCTACCTGTCACCCCGGACGGTCGGGTCGCACCTGTACCACGTGTTCCCCAAGCTGGGCGTCGCGTCGCGGTCCGAGCTCGCCCGTGCGCTGGACGACGGGAGGGGAGGCGGCGCCGGAGCCGGGTGACCCCGGTCGCGGCGCCGCCGTTGTCCCCGGTCAGGCGACGGCGGTCGCCTCGAGCTCGACGAGCTGTCCGGAGACCGCCAGGCGGGTCACCCCGAGCATCGTCGTCGCCGGGGCCACGCGCGCGGCCCCGAGCCGTGCGGCGAGCACCCCGTAGTGCTGGAAGAGCGCGTCGACGTCCGTCGTGTAGACGTTCAACCGGACGACGTCCGCGAGCGTCATGCGCGCCTCCGCCAGCACCGACTCCAGGTTGTCCAGGCTCAGGGTGAGCTGCGCGGCGAGATCCCCGTCGTGCTGGGGACGACCCTCGTGCGACATCGCCGTCTGCCCGGAGCAGTACAGGGTCCGGGTCTGCCCGGAGACCAGCACCGCCTGGTCGAACCCCAGGCCCTTCGACCACTCCACGGGGTTGATCGCCTCTCGTTCCAGCGTCATCGCGACTCCGTCCGTCCGTTCGTGCCCGGGCGCGCGTCGACCCTGGTGGCCGACGTCCCGCACGCCCGTCCTCCGAGCCTCGTGGGGATAGACGACACCCCCTGTCATGTATCGCGGTACGTTTCTCGGGTGCGCGCCGACCGGCTGGTCTCCCTGGTGCTGCTGCTGCGGCAGCGTGGCCGCCTGTCCGCGACCGTCCTGGCGCGCGAGCTCGAGGTGTCGACGCGGACGGTCCTGCGCGACGTCGAGGCGCTCTCCGCCGCGGGCGTGCCGATCTACGCCGAGCGCGGCCGGCACGGCGGATTCGCGCTCCTGCCCGGGTTCCGCACGGAGCTCACGGGCCTCAACCCGGACGAGGCGCTCGCCGTGCTCGCCGCGTCGGGGCGTGGCGAGCACGTGCTCGGCCTCGGACCCGCGCTCGCGTCGGCCGTCCGCAAGATCGTCGACGCTCTTCCCGAGGCCCACCGCGACGCCGCCGACCACGCGGCCCGACGGATCCTCGTCGAGCCGGCGATCGACCTGCTCGCTCGCCGTCAGGCAGCCG
This region includes:
- a CDS encoding glycosyltransferase; this translates as MPRTYLFALTDGGGTVPPEVGAVRRLVERGHRVRVLAEDSMAPEVRATGATLVPWATAPNRPDRDPAHDPLKDWEASSLLAQARDMGDRMIAGPAPDYAHDVLGAVDAEQPDLVVTSVFAFGAMVAAQSRGIPFDVLIPNVYALPTPGRTPFGAGLKPARGPFGRVRDRAMTGLSTRVFDRFTRDRLNALRADLGLDPLARSWEQMSAARRQLVMTSPAFDLPGPLPANARYVGPVLDDPAWADDVPWAAPPGDDPLVLVALSSTFQDQAALLRRIVAALATLPVRGVVTTGQGLAPDAVPGAANVTVVASAPHHVVLRDAALVVTHGGHGTLLKAFAAGCPVVVLPHGRDQGDNAVRVTLRGAGVALSRKASDEKVARAVRQVLDDPAYRRRAAALGDAVRRDAEHSTLVAELEDLAP
- a CDS encoding permease prefix domain 1-containing protein, translated to MGAATAPTDGASPGPHAALEAQIDQWRGYVRRREAISASDVDEMEDHLRERVEDLRATGLDDDEAFLVAVKRMGTLDDLSREFAQEHSERLWKQLVLVGEQPGRTRSWRELAVVLGLAVAAGVAVKVATAVLDEMTVALNVGLLVLPFLTAYLAWKRQVTARIVGALAVPFVVLGVVLNVYPFEPTGSTLVLAALAAPVTLWAVVGLAYVGGRWRSDARRMDFARFTGELAVYYTLLALGGGVLLGLTAGVFSLADVDLEPYLEDWILPLCVPAALIVAAWLVEAKQNVVENIAPVLTRVFTPLTLVMLLAVFVVLATAGNLAAVDRELLILMDAILVLVLCLLLYSVSARDPLAPRSFFDGLQVVLVVAALAVDAVALTAMLTRIAEFGVSPNKAAALGLNLLLLVHLVWSAVLATAFLRGRRPFADLVAWQTRFLPVYAAWAAIVAVVFPPVFGFV
- a CDS encoding helix-turn-helix transcriptional regulator, producing MRELVGRAAERRALHDALTSARAGGVRVVLHGEPGIGKTSLLDDLVATARAEGVLALRCVGVPSETHVPYAALHQLLQPLLTEPAPDARTALVRRVVGAVATRDDPTGPAPEPVAVALATLDLLRERAAATPLLLGVEDVQWLDASSALVLAFVARRIDDDPVLLACSSREPLHPPLDDVLFLPVDLAPLDEDAAAVLARHAAPDLHPVLRDRLLTEAQGNPLAIVELARAWRRLPDGALVTSPVPVTARVEAAFAARVDGLPADCRTLLLLAALHPVDGRTGELVAAARALGHDVRDTLALTPAVDAGLVAVAPHAVTFRHPLVRAAVHSRAGTAARRDAHAALAGVTTDVDRAAWHRAWAATAPDETVAGALESSADRARRRGAVLESVATLELAAAHTPDPAVRGRRLVRAAFHASDVGHDAALARLLDEADVLPLAESDRARATWLRYRPQDAVGDFERMSRLVEVLGDLHAAGQAEAALDSLAPAADIAFWRGVEPRCRDLFCGAVERLTSTPDPRLLAALALTAPVSRSQTVRLGVAALGAGSITDAEALALAGRAASVVGDVGGGTALLGRAIRPLHTQGRLGLLTASLVTYAWNCWHLGRWADAAVAAEEVRDVGRARERPLVSAVLVESLLLAVRGDGDEALRAWGSTQDAVAATGSPTLTAVATCARATALLVLDRVDEAYEALRPGFEDVDHDRRPESVASLHHGILPLYADAARRAGREAAARAAVEPLRATLRQHGSPLLAASVSYADAVLAPEDDAEPLLRAAGDDLAGWPFLRARARLAHGRWLRRQRRVAESRAVLRAARDGFDALGAVPWSQAARQELRAAGESVAGSTASSLALLTAQEREIVALAAQGLTNREIGNRLYLSPRTVGSHLYHVFPKLGVASRSELARALDDGRGGGAGAG
- a CDS encoding PadR family transcriptional regulator yields the protein MRIDKDLVAASATPLVLGILADGESYGYAILKRVDELSGGRMQWTDGMLYPLLHRLERLGFVEASWGTSDVGRRRKHYAITPAGREALVERQAQWDVVAHALHQVWRTAQDGLLTPPRVAEGWA
- a CDS encoding RidA family protein, which codes for MEREAINPVEWSKGLGFDQAVLVSGQTRTLYCSGQTAMSHEGRPQHDGDLAAQLTLSLDNLESVLAEARMTLADVVRLNVYTTDVDALFQHYGVLAARLGAARVAPATTMLGVTRLAVSGQLVELEATAVA
- a CDS encoding alpha/beta hydrolase, whose translation is MTTSPDTIVLVHGFWMTPRSWEDWKSRYEAQGYRVLTPAYPGLEVEVESLNADPSPLVRLTAQAVVEHLEAVVKEVETPPIIIGHSAGGAFTQVLLDHGLGAAGVALNSAPTEGVRTIPLSQVRSTFPVLRSPANRHKAVPLTFEQFQYAFTNVGFTPEQARRVYERYAIPASGGILWNSVLANFQPGPQDIWVDYANAGRAPLLFLSGEEDHIMPPSVQRSNAAKYHGEGTVTEHETYPGKAHLMTSQEGWEEIADHALEWALAHARPAQG